The Erythrolamprus reginae isolate rEryReg1 chromosome 5, rEryReg1.hap1, whole genome shotgun sequence genome window below encodes:
- the LOC139168609 gene encoding tigger transposable element-derived protein 1-like, whose product MPPKRASSSSAETKGKRQRKTLMIQEKVKLLDMLKEGKSYAAVGRHYRINESSVRYIKKDEKNIRSTATFTFNKTAKRVVSSRNKGIIKMESALAIWMEDCRKKNIVLDSNMIRTKAKSLYDTMTGDDDNEEPQPSTSTASSTQKIEFTASKGWFEKFQKRFGIRSISLHGEAASADNDAADYYVSHTFRTIIEEGDYVPEQVFNMDETGLFWKMMPLRTFIMKEEAKAPGFKAQKDRVTLVMCGNAAGFMVKPGLIYKSLNPRALKNKNKNVFPVYWMHNRKAWITKKLTRDWFHQCFLPEVKEYLKEKGLEFKVLLLMDNAGGHATDIGYSGVKITFLPPNSTSLIQPRDQGVIRAFKALYTRNSLQALIEAMDVDDNFSLKAYWREYTILSCLKNIQKALTEMKKETMNSCWKKLWPEVVKDYRGFSAEEIQHSAINKAVLLAKALGGEGFTDMTAQDVNDLLDMHAQPLSDEDLLELTKSASEEEEEDNDYAVEEDFGLTLERLAMMQRTAQQLVQMAEEFDMDMIRAIQLRNYIETGMLPYKNLLTQLKKERQQLPITMFLTREQESDKPAIAPLAEVEVRAAETSENQDEVAPEEVVPQEAQ is encoded by the coding sequence ATGCCACCCAAACGGGCAAGTTCTTCATCTGCCGAAACCAAGGGGAAGCGTCAGCGCAAAACGCTGATGATTCAAGAAAAAGTGAAGCTGCTGGACATGCTCAAGGAAGGCAAATCGTACGCAGCAGTAGGCCGGCATTATAGGATAAATGAATCAAGTGTACGCTAtataaagaaagatgagaagaatatCAGGTCTACGGCGACTTTTACATTCAATAAAACGGCAAAAAGGGTAGTTAGCAGCAGAAATAAAGGCATCATTAAAATGGAGTCTGCTTTGGCAATTTGGATGGAAGACTGccgtaaaaaaaatattgttttggacTCTAACATGATCAGGACAAAGGCTAAGTCTCTGTATGACACCATGACGGGAGATGACGACAATGAAGAACCCCAACCTTCAACATCAACGGCTTCTAGCACCCAGAAGATTGAATTTACTGCAAGCAAGGGGTGGTTTGAAAAATTCCAGAAGCGCTTTGGCATTAGGAGCATTTCATTACATGGAGAGGCTGCCTCTGCTGATAACGACGCAGCAGACTATTACGTGAGCCACACATTCCGCACAATTATAGAAGAAGGGGACTATGTACCTGAACAAGTCTTCAATATGGATGAGACAGGCTTGTTCTGGAAGATGATGCCATTGCGGACTTTTATTATGAAGGAGGAAGCCAAAGCACCTGGCTTTAAAGCACAAAAAGATCGTGTGACATTGGTAATGTGTGGCAATGCTGCTGGATTCATGGTAAAGCCAGGGCTTATTTATAAGTCACTGAATCCCAGAGCCCTCAAGAATAAAAACAAGAATGTGTTTCCTGTGTATTGGATGCACAACCGGAAGGCATGGATCACAAAGAAACTTACGAGGGACTGGTTCCATCAGTGTTTTCTTCCGGAGGTCAAGGAATATTTAAAAGAGAAGGGCCTGGAGTTCAAGGTGCTTTTGCTCATGGATAACGCTGGCGGCCATGCTACCGACATTGGGTACAGTGGAGTCAAGATTACCTTCTTGCCACCTAACAGTACGTCGTTGATCCAGCCAAGGGACCAAGGCGTCATTCGTGCGTTTAAGGCGCTGTATACGAGAAATTCGTTACAGGCACTCATCGAAGCAATGGATGTGGATGACAATTTCTCACTAAAAGCGTACTGGCGTGAGTACACGATATTATCATGTCTCAAAAATATTCAGAAGGCCCTCACTGAAATGAAAAAGGAAACAATGAACTcatgctggaagaaattgtggcctgaAGTAGTGAAGGATTACAGAGGATTCTCAGCAGAAGAAATTCAGCATTCGGCAATAAATAAGGCTGTGCTCCTTGCAAAAGCCCTAGGGGGAGAGGGCTTTACTGATATGACTGCCCAAGATGTGAATGATCTTTTGGACATGCACGCCCAGCCATTGTCTGACGAAGACCTGCTGGAGTTGACCAAGTCCGCCagcgaagaagaggaggaagacaacgATTATGCTGTCGAAGAGGACTTTGGCTTGACGCTTGAACGCCTTGCAATGATGCAACGAACGGCTCAACAACTTGTGCAAATGGCCGAAGAGTTTGATATGGATATGATCCGTGCAATTCAGTTACGAAATTACATTGAAACGGGCATGCTGCCATACAAGAACTTGTTGACCCAGCTCAAGAAAGAACGCCAGCAACTTCCAATCACGATGTTCTTAACTCGTGAACAGGAGTCTGATAAGCCAGCGATAGCACCTTTAGCAGAAGTAGAAGTCCGTGCTGCCGAAACATCTGAGAACCAAGATGAGGTAGCACCTGAGGAAGTGGTACCTCAAGAAGCCCAGTAA